From Quercus lobata isolate SW786 chromosome 1, ValleyOak3.0 Primary Assembly, whole genome shotgun sequence, one genomic window encodes:
- the LOC115995393 gene encoding uncharacterized protein LOC115995393 — MAAMSEKIPLPPFVTQLECLAAKLAALFVQEVGLRHTTLEGDLKTVINSLKRGDMFQSAFGHLIHDTLAFVEALESCTFSHVLKQGNSVADALAKKAKFGSSLTIWMKSVPSDISPYVMSDRLCASD; from the coding sequence ATGGCGGCAATGTCTGAAAAAATCCCCTTGCCACCTTTTGTTACTCAGCTAGAATGCTTAGCAGCCAAGCTAGCTGCCCTGTTTGTCCAGGAAGTAGGTCTTCGTCATACCACCTTAGAAGGAGACTTGAAAACAGTCATAAACTCCCTTAAGAGAGGGGACATGTTTCAATCTGCTTTTGGGCACCTTATTCATGATACATTAGCATTCGTAGAAGCTCTTGAGAGCTGCACTTTTTCCCATGTACTTAAACAAGGAAATTCTGTGGCTGATGCTTTAGCCAAGAAAGCTAAGTTTGGCTCATCTTTAACTATCTGGATGAAGTCTGTTCCTTCGGACATTAGTCCTTATGTTATGTCTGATAGACTTTGTGCATCTGATtga
- the LOC115995373 gene encoding uncharacterized protein LOC115995373 yields MEGGTYFRVRVIVDMNIPLCHGHRNCDKWIESDGTLSTDDKEYDPWIKALPLAMPRKAVIKVPGYYESRKKEKGLSRSNRDSTAGEEETTVTTPPTSTVQKGKQTESMDIINEGLKGQSLELNGITAHAIKGDNTYSTLRDTNEKKFEVDPDSEATHKCGLNSHDSRATVSTSKRKILMFLAETWLDKARLNSLKERMKFGDSFGVSRVTRGGGLALFWKKDIDLVVEDASQNYIDAIINKGKEGSWRFTGFYGYPETQNHPESWRILRRLQRQSNLPWLCAGDFNKIAKSHEKVGGRPRPNQQMQEFRDVPDECGFVDLGFVGNKFTWYKSYPNGTTIWERLDRAVGSHDWLSLFPATKACTLESGTSDHKPIIIHPMGINNQKQRPWRFEQIGEKKKLLKQAENLALQGANFDIVQQLKHEINALLVAEEKLWLQRSKSHWIASGDKNTSYFHSRASHRFRRNNIHGLRDQNNVMCTGDENVSKLLVEFYTDLFTSSKPSEIDKVCNLVQRTVTDNMNVVLGRTFTREEVNIALSQMAPLKALRPNGMPPIFFQHYWGEIGSDVADAVLSCLNSGHIPPGINHTFITIIPKVKSPEKVTEFHPIALCNIVYKLISKVLANRLKQFLPNIISETQSAFQSNKAISNNILVAFETLHRMKTKRSGKIGAMTLKLDMS; encoded by the exons ATGGAAGGAGGAACATATTTCCGGGTAAGAGTTATTGTGGATATGAACATTCCATTATGTCATGGAC ACAGAAACTGCGACAAATGGATTGAGAGCGATGGCACTCTGTCCACAGATGATAAAGAATATGATCCATGGATTAAAGCTTTACCATTGGCCATGCCGAGGAAAGCAGTAATCAAAGTTCCAGGTTACTATGAGtcaaggaagaaggaaaaggggCTGTCAAGGTCTAACCGTGACTCAACAGCAGGTGAGGAAGAAACGACGGTGACAACTCCTCCGACGAGCACAGTACAGAAAGGGAAACAAACGGAATCTATGGACATAATTAATGAGGGTCTAAAGGGGCAATCATTAGAATTAAATGGCATAACGGCCCATGCCATAAAAGGAGATAACACTTATAGCACGTTAAGAGACACGAACGAGAAGAAATTCGAAGTTGATCCTGACAGTGAAGCAACCCATAAATGTGGATTAAATAGCCATGATTCTAGGGCAACAGTTTCAACG TCCAAGCGCAAGATCCTCATGTTCTTAGCCGAAACATGGCTAGACAAAGCTAGGCTAAACAGtttgaaagaaagaatgaagttTGGAGATTCATTTGGAGTTTCACGAGTCACAAGAGGGGGAGGATTAGCTTTGTTCTGGAAAAAGGATATAGACTTAGTGGTGGAAGATGCTTCGCAAAACTACATTGATGCCATCATCAATAAAGGGAAGGAGGGCAGTTGGAGATTTACAGGTTTCTATGGCTATCCGGAGACACAAAACCACCCTGAGTCATGGAGAATTTTGAGAAGGCTGCAACGACAATCCAACCTACCTTGGCTATGTGCAGGAGATTTCAACAAGATTGCAAAGTCTCATGAAAAAGTAGGTGGTAGGCCAAGACCGAATCAGCAGATGCAGGAGTTTCGAGATGTCCCTGATGAGTGTGGTTTCGTCGATCTGGGGTTTGTAGGGAACAAATTTACCTGGTATAAATCTTATCCGAATGGGACAACGATTTGGGAGAGGCTTGACAGGGCTGTTGGATCACATGATTGGCTGAGTTTATTCCCTGCTACAAAGGCCTGCACGCTTGAAAGTGGTACTTCAGACCACAAGCCGATCATCATTCACCCAATGGGAATCAATAATCAAAAGCAGAGACCTTGGAGGTTCGAACAG ATAGGCGAGAAAAAGAAGCTACTGAAACAGGCCGAAAACCTTGCTCTTCAAGGAGCAAACTTTGATATTGTTCAGCAGCTAAAACATGAGATTAATGCACTTTTAGTAGCTGAAGAAAAATTATGGCTTCAACGTTCAAAATCCCATTGGATTGCATCAGGTGACAAAAACACAAGTTATTTTCACAGCAGGGCATCACATAGATTTCGGCGCAATAATATCCATGGGCTTCGCGATCAAAACAATGTTATGTGTACCGGGGATGAAAATGTCTCAAAACTATTGGTGGAGTTCTACACCGACCTGTTTACCTCCTCAAAGCCGAGCGAAATTGATAAGGTGTGCAACTTAGTCCAACGTACAGTAACTGATAACATGAATGTTGTCCTTGGTCGAACCTTCACAAGAGAAGAAGTCAATATTGCTCTCTCCCAAATGGCCCCTCTAAAGGCCCTGAGACCAAACGGTATGCCCCCTATTTTTTTCCAACACTATTGGGGAGAAATTGGCAGTGATGTAGCAGATGCAGTCCTCTCTTGTTTAAACTCCGGTCATATTCCACCAGGTATAAATCACACCTTCATAACCATTATTCCCAAGGTGAAAAGCCCAGAGAAGGTAACTGAATTTCATCCTATTGCCTTGTGTAATATCGTGTATAAACTTATTTCCAAGGTTTTGGCGAATAGATTAAAACAGTTTTTACCTAATATTATATCTGAAACTCAAAGTGCTTTCCAATCTAATAAGGCAATTTCAAATAACATACTTGTTGCTTTTGAGACTCTCCACCGCATGAAGACCAAGAGATCCGGAAAAATAGGCGCAATGACTCTCAAGCTAGACATGAGCTAA